One Candidatus Hydrogenedentota bacterium genomic window, TCTCCTTCCTCGACAAGTACAACCCAAAGCAGTTTGACATTCTGGGTTGGACGCGGGGTGTGGACGAGTTCGACGCTTGGCCGAACAAGCGATATACGAACCCAAAGCAGATCAAGGCCGACGGCACGGCATCGCACGGCGGCAAGGTCAACACCGGGCCGACCCTGCTGCTGAAGAAGAAGCCTCAGAACACCTATTACACCGCCGACAACGCCGACGGGTACCTTGAGCAGTTGTACATGCGCATTCTCATCAAGCGAAAGNNNNNNNNNNTGAAGATCGCACTCCACAAGATCACCGTCGAGCAACTCACCGACGGCTTCCTCGACAACGCCGAGGCGGGC contains:
- a CDS encoding modification methylase; this encodes SFLDKYNPKQFDILGWTRGVDEFDAWPNKRYTNPKQIKADGTASHGGKVNTGPTLLLKKKPQNTYYTADNADGYLEQLYMRILIKRK